In one Streptomyces marincola genomic region, the following are encoded:
- a CDS encoding SLATT domain-containing protein, with the protein MSLPEMSEGAAAGRLADLYAEAEADAVRTAERYLAARVWKRRAARLLRCATVAGVAGAAALPLLGAAGRFCCLALLGAAACVGCDRYLGLTAGWLRDAATAGAVRQRLAALRLDWAGEALRGGGCCHGCEEPCGARGLCGVCGEAVERRLAVLRRFSDDVAELVRAERAERGRALGGGWPLPVGPGGPGACAPGHGAGGGAGRADGAFARGSLRPADRSGGRPSMPRQRPPENG; encoded by the coding sequence GTGAGCCTGCCCGAGATGTCCGAGGGCGCGGCGGCCGGCCGGCTGGCGGACCTGTACGCCGAGGCGGAGGCCGACGCGGTCCGCACCGCGGAGCGGTACCTGGCCGCGCGGGTGTGGAAACGCCGCGCGGCGCGGCTGCTGAGGTGCGCGACGGTCGCCGGCGTGGCGGGGGCCGCGGCGCTGCCGCTGCTCGGCGCGGCGGGCCGGTTCTGCTGTCTCGCGCTGCTCGGCGCGGCGGCCTGCGTGGGGTGCGACCGGTACCTGGGGCTGACGGCGGGGTGGCTCAGGGACGCCGCCACGGCCGGGGCGGTGCGGCAGCGGCTCGCGGCCCTGCGGCTGGACTGGGCGGGGGAGGCGCTGCGCGGCGGCGGGTGCTGCCACGGGTGCGAGGAGCCCTGCGGGGCCCGCGGCCTCTGCGGGGTGTGCGGCGAGGCGGTGGAACGGCGGCTCGCGGTGCTGCGCAGGTTCTCGGACGACGTGGCGGAGCTGGTCAGGGCGGAGCGGGCGGAACGGGGGCGTGCGCTGGGCGGCGGCTGGCCGCTGCCCGTGGGGCCCGGTGGGCCGGGGGCGTGCGCGCCGGGGCACGGGGCGGGCGGGGGCGCGGGCCGCGCGGATGGCGCGTTCGCGCGCGGGTCGCTGCGCCCGGCGGACCGGTCCGGCGGGCGGCCCAGCATGCCGCGCCAGCGCCCGCCGGAGAACGGCTGA
- a CDS encoding GntR family transcriptional regulator has translation MQRSTLREQLADALREEILAGRLAPGGEFTVREIAEQYGVSATPVREALVDLSAQGLLEVEHHRGFRIRRFSLTDYQHMVEAQTLVSDGILHVNPELSVREAVPEAFTSIRRRAAAARQAARAGDLDILIAYDLRFWRELDALLGNPHIASFLDRLRVACWAFTVPHLRRQPHLADRLWAGHLELADAVERRDTAETTRLLRAHRTHALALAAQLTGA, from the coding sequence ATCCAACGCAGCACCTTGCGCGAACAACTCGCCGACGCCCTGCGGGAGGAAATACTCGCCGGGCGGCTCGCCCCCGGCGGAGAGTTCACCGTGCGGGAAATCGCCGAACAATACGGCGTGTCGGCGACGCCGGTGCGCGAAGCCCTGGTCGACCTCTCGGCCCAGGGCCTGCTCGAAGTGGAACACCACCGCGGCTTCCGTATCCGGCGTTTCTCGCTGACCGACTACCAGCACATGGTCGAGGCCCAGACGCTGGTCAGCGACGGGATACTGCACGTCAACCCGGAGTTAAGCGTGCGAGAGGCGGTGCCCGAGGCGTTCACCTCCATCCGCCGCCGCGCCGCGGCGGCCCGGCAGGCTGCCCGCGCCGGTGACCTGGACATCCTCATCGCCTACGACCTGCGCTTCTGGCGCGAACTCGACGCGCTGCTCGGCAACCCCCACATCGCCTCCTTCCTCGACCGGCTCCGCGTCGCCTGCTGGGCGTTCACCGTGCCCCACCTGCGCCGCCAACCCCACCTGGCCGACCGGCTGTGGGCCGGCCACCTCGAACTCGCCGACGCGGTCGAACGCCGGGACACCGCGGAGACGACCCGCCTGCTGCGCGCCCACCGCACCCACGCGCTCGCGCTGGCCGCCCAACTCACCGGGGCGTGA